The Hyperolius riggenbachi isolate aHypRig1 chromosome 3, aHypRig1.pri, whole genome shotgun sequence genome window below encodes:
- the LOC137562253 gene encoding piggyBac transposable element-derived protein 4-like, whose translation MASASRRQLAAESLVELEDSDLQSLADSSDSDAPGDLSSDPGSDSESDSITTDVSDVRVWCPVDLSQAPPPPPRFPFTGEPGLKKVCEHNPLAYLQLFFDEAVIEKIVEETNRYASQQLAAPRRPFSRSRTWEPVTKEDIWLFLGLIILQGVVGKPLQKWYWTTNKMIATPFFGTVMSEYRFSLIMKFLHFANNDTFEESTHPAPKLKKIWEVYEMVVENFRTTYVPERDISVDESLMAYKGRLSWLQFIASKRARFGIKSYMLCESSTGYIWNTVLYTGKGTKFNPRFSDYGVATSSVLSLAEPLLDKGYCVTTDNFYSSPELFEILIKRRTDAYGTVRPNRREMPTSFGKQKLKPGDIAAWQKGKMLALRWRDKKDVCLLSTVHDTSTVPTKTRAGKEIQKPQVVVDYNQTMGGVDRADQAVTFYPAVRKQQKKYYKKIFRHLLEQSLWNSYILYKQRSERPITHADYIWRMCECICLRYQTATDARTGRRASYVVNPERLTGRHFPEHIPPTAKKNTPTRTCVVCCSKTDERGKKVRKESRIYCPDCNVGLCAAPCFKTYHTREVY comes from the coding sequence ATGGCGTCCGCTTCAAGAAGGCAGCTCGCTGCGGAATCGCtggtggagttggaggacagcgatttgcagtcactggcggactcAAGCGACAGTGACGCACCTGGGGACCTCTCATCCGACCCAGGTAGCGACAGCGAGAGTGATTCCATCACCACGGATGTTAGCGATGTCCGGGTCTGGTGCCCCGTTGACCTTTCTCAGGCACCGCCACCGCCCCCCCGTTttccttttactggggagcctggcctgaagaaagtgtgtgagcacaaccccctggcctacctgcagctctTCTTTGATGAGGCCGTTATTGAGAAGATTGTGGAGGAGACTAATCGTTATGCCTCCCAACAACTGGCTGCTCCACGACGCCCCTTCTCAAGAAGCAGGACCTGGGAGCCGGTCACCAAAGAAGATATTTGGCTATTTTTGGGACTTATCattctgcagggggtggtggggaagcccctgcagaagtgGTATTGGACCACCAACAAAATGATAGCGACCCCGTTCTTTGGTACGGTGATGAGCGAGTACCGGTTTTCGCTCATCATGAAATTTCTCCATTTCGCCAATAACGACACCTTTGAGGAGTCCACTCACCCTGCtcccaaactgaaaaaaatctggGAAGTGTACGAGATGGTGGTGGAGAACTTCAGGACCACGTATGTTCCAGAGCGGGATATATCCGTGGATGAGAGCCTGATGGCTTACAAGGGGAGGCTGAGCTGGCTGCAATTTATAGCTTCTAAGCGGGCCCGCTTTGGAATCAAATCTTATATGTTGTGTGAGTCTTCAACCGGGTACATCTGGAATACAGTTTTGTACACCGGAAAGGGAACAAAGTTTAATCCCCGGTTCAGCGACTACGGAGTGGCGACAAGTTCCGTTTTATCACTTGCTGAGCCGTTACTGGACAAGGGATATTGTGTCACCACGGACAATTTTTATTCTTCCCCGGAACTCTTTGAGATCCTCATAAAGCGTCGCACTGATGCCTACGGCACAGTTAGGCCGAACAGGCGGGAGATGCCTACATCTTTTGGGAAGCAGAAATTGAAACCAGGGGacatagctgcttggcagaaaggAAAGATGCTGGCTCTCCGCTGGCGGGATAAaaaagacgtttgtctcctttccaCAGTCCACGACACCTCCACTGTTCCCACCAAAACGAGAGCAGGAAAGGAAATACAGAAGCCGCAGGTTGTGGTGGACTACAACCAAACAATGGGTGGAGTGGACAGAGCGGACCAAGCAGTGACATTTTATCCCGCAGTCCGCAAGCAGCAGAAGAAATACTATAAAAAGATATTCCGACATCTTCTGGAGCAGTCTCTGTGGAATTCTTATATACTCTACAAGCAGCGCAGTGAAAGGCCAATTACTCACGCGGACTACATATGGAGGATGTGCGAGTGTATCTGTTTGCGGTACcagactgccacagatgccagaactGGGCGACGTGCCTCCTATGTCGTTAACCCGGAGCGACTCACTGGCCGGCACTTCCCGGAGCACATACCTCCCACCgccaaaaaaaacacaccaacCAGGACATGTGTGGTGTGCTGCTCGAAGACCGATGAGAGGGGCAAAAAAGTCAGGAAGGAGTCGCGCATCTACTGCCCTGACTGCAATGTTGGACTCTGTGCTGCTCCCTGCTTTAAAACTTATCATACACGGGAGGTGTACTAA